A genomic segment from Nodularia sphaerocarpa UHCC 0038 encodes:
- a CDS encoding efflux RND transporter periplasmic adaptor subunit: protein MLNSQPPESQVAAEIEQQEQTFKPNKKRRWPLILGIVLLIAGSGGVGWRWWQNSFAGNAPAGDRAAAGQPMGIPVKLATVETGTIEDSSVIGGFLDAPGSVAIKPEIDGRISEILFKEGDRVQKGQVIIRLQSADTQARLRQAKASLDRTQARLAELKAGTRPEEIAQAKARLVQAETRLKNAQGGARPEEIAQAEAQIEVAKSDLELAQSRGQRYQQLRTDGAVSQDQLEGFLGEQRSAEARLQEAQRRLDQLSKSRSSDINELAAAVEVEKQNVKQLENGSRPEEIAQARSQVMEAAAQVQVAEVQQQYTNVVAPLTGILGNIPAKVGDFVSQGDELTTLNKNDTLELNLSVPFNEAERLRVGLPVQVLDAEGKPAVTGKVSFISPNISVNTQNILAKATFTNARNQILNRLNVQARVIWDERPGILIPTEAISRMGGQTFVFVAQAPAESKPGMPNLVAQQKPVKLGAIEGNNYQVLEGLKAGEKIVVAGILNLTNGAPIMPAPEETGNGKP, encoded by the coding sequence ATGCTCAACTCTCAACCTCCTGAGTCTCAAGTTGCTGCTGAAATTGAACAGCAAGAGCAAACATTTAAACCAAATAAAAAGCGACGTTGGCCATTAATTTTGGGCATAGTCCTGTTAATTGCTGGTAGTGGTGGCGTTGGTTGGCGCTGGTGGCAAAATAGCTTTGCGGGTAATGCACCAGCAGGGGATAGAGCTGCTGCTGGTCAACCGATGGGAATACCTGTGAAGTTAGCCACTGTAGAGACAGGAACCATAGAAGACAGTTCAGTAATTGGTGGCTTTTTAGACGCTCCTGGTTCAGTAGCAATTAAGCCAGAGATTGATGGGCGAATCAGTGAAATTTTATTTAAAGAAGGCGATCGCGTCCAAAAAGGACAAGTTATAATACGCCTGCAAAGTGCCGACACCCAAGCCCGCCTACGACAAGCCAAAGCATCATTAGACCGTACCCAAGCCCGACTAGCCGAACTCAAAGCAGGTACACGTCCCGAAGAAATAGCCCAAGCCAAAGCCAGATTAGTTCAAGCCGAAACTCGCCTCAAAAATGCCCAAGGTGGAGCGCGTCCCGAAGAAATAGCTCAGGCTGAAGCTCAAATTGAAGTCGCTAAATCTGATCTGGAATTAGCACAGTCAAGAGGTCAGAGATACCAACAATTAAGAACAGACGGCGCGGTTTCCCAAGACCAACTAGAAGGATTTCTGGGAGAACAAAGAAGCGCTGAAGCCAGGCTGCAAGAAGCCCAAAGACGGCTAGACCAACTCAGTAAAAGCAGAAGCTCAGATATTAATGAACTAGCTGCGGCTGTAGAAGTAGAAAAGCAAAATGTCAAACAACTAGAGAACGGTTCCCGCCCAGAAGAAATTGCCCAAGCCCGTTCTCAAGTGATGGAAGCCGCCGCCCAAGTCCAGGTAGCCGAAGTTCAACAACAATACACAAACGTTGTCGCGCCTCTAACTGGTATTCTCGGTAATATCCCCGCAAAGGTAGGAGATTTTGTCAGTCAAGGAGACGAACTCACCACACTAAATAAAAATGACACTTTGGAATTAAATTTATCTGTCCCTTTCAACGAAGCCGAAAGATTGCGTGTGGGATTACCAGTACAAGTCCTAGATGCTGAGGGCAAACCTGCCGTCACAGGTAAAGTGAGTTTTATATCGCCAAATATAAGTGTTAATACGCAGAATATTTTAGCTAAAGCCACCTTTACCAATGCCAGAAACCAAATACTCAATCGCCTGAACGTCCAAGCCAGAGTCATCTGGGATGAACGTCCAGGAATCTTAATTCCCACCGAGGCAATATCTCGCATGGGTGGACAGACTTTTGTATTTGTAGCCCAAGCGCCCGCAGAATCGAAACCAGGAATGCCCAACCTCGTAGCTCAACAAAAACCCGTAAAATTGGGAGCCATTGAAGGAAACAATTATCAAGTTCTCGAAGGACTCAAAGCTGGGGAAAAAATCGTTGTTGCTGGCATTCTCAACCTAACTAATGGTGCGCCAATCATGCCAGCACCAGAAGAAACGGGGAATGGGAAACCCTAA
- the gloB gene encoding hydroxyacylglutathione hydrolase has translation MQVIRLPVLSDNYIFLLHDRQQNIAAVVDPAESEPVLKQLAELKAELVAIFNTHHHNDHVGGNKKLIQHFPNLTVYGGAEDQGRIPGQQVFLQQGDRIHFGNRTAEVFFIPGHTRAHIAYYFFPVTPSEAGELFCGDTLFAGGCGRLFEGTPTQMVESLGKLRSLPDHTRVWCAHEYTLKNLEFALTVDSENKELQRRYDEVKNHRSRQEATVPSFLGVEKLTNPFLRWEQPSLQLAVKSSDPVQTFARLRGMKDRF, from the coding sequence ATGCAAGTAATCCGTCTACCGGTGCTTTCCGATAACTATATATTCTTACTGCACGATCGCCAACAAAATATTGCTGCTGTTGTCGATCCAGCAGAGTCTGAACCAGTATTGAAGCAACTTGCAGAACTCAAAGCCGAGTTGGTAGCCATTTTCAATACTCACCACCATAACGATCATGTGGGTGGAAACAAAAAGTTAATCCAACATTTCCCTAACTTGACAGTGTATGGGGGAGCAGAGGATCAAGGAAGAATTCCTGGACAACAGGTATTTTTGCAACAAGGCGATCGCATCCACTTCGGAAATCGCACTGCTGAAGTTTTCTTCATTCCTGGACACACCCGCGCTCATATCGCTTATTACTTCTTCCCCGTAACACCTAGTGAAGCCGGAGAATTATTTTGTGGTGATACCCTGTTTGCTGGCGGTTGCGGTCGTTTATTTGAAGGCACACCCACCCAAATGGTGGAATCTTTGGGTAAACTACGCTCTCTCCCAGATCATACCCGTGTTTGGTGCGCCCACGAATACACTTTAAAAAATCTGGAATTTGCTCTGACTGTTGATAGTGAGAATAAAGAATTACAAAGGCGCTACGACGAAGTTAAAAACCACCGTAGTCGCCAAGAAGCTACTGTTCCTTCATTCTTGGGAGTTGAGAAGCTGACAAATCCGTTTTTACGTTGGGAACAACCTTCATTACAGTTAGCTGTCAAGAGTAGTGATCCAGTACAAACTTTTGCTCGTTTACGGGGAATGAAAGATAGATTTTAG